In Candidatus Woesearchaeota archaeon, the genomic stretch CGCCCTCGAAACGATCCCCGGTTTTTTGGTGGAAAGTATCCGTTCATACAAACTGGTGATGTTGTTAAATCGAACGGCGGATCAGTTCAAGCAAGTCAGACACTGAATGAGCTGGGTCTTAGTGTCAGCAAGCTTTTCAAACCCCCAATCGTTCTAATTACCATCGCCGCAAATATTGGCGATACCGGCTTGCTTGATCGTGAGGCATGTTTTACTGATAGCGTGGTTGGATTAATTCCAAACAGTCGGGTCTCGCCTGTATTTTTGGAATTGCTGGTCAGAGGAAAAAAGGAGTATCTAAACAAAATTGCTCCCGCTGCGGCTCAGAAAAATATCAACAATGAAATCTTGAGCGTGTTGTCAGTATTGATGCCAGAGTTTGAAGAGCAACAACGCATCGCCGACTGCCTCACCTCCCTCGACGACCTAATCACAGCTGCCACCCAAGAACTTGAAACTCTCAAGACCCACAAAAAAGGGTTGATGCAGCAGCTTTTCCCACAAAATGCCAGCGAGGTAACTGTATGAAAGTAGAAGATTTCAAATCGGGCATCTGGCAACCGCAGTATCAATACAAGAGTTTTGAACCAGTTCCGGTCAATGTTGAATGGTTTTGGGAAAATCCGCTGATCAACACCCTGTTGGAGCGCGCCAACAAAGTGCTTGGCGAGTTGAATGCTTTTTCTTTGATCGTTCCCGATATTGACCTG encodes the following:
- a CDS encoding restriction endonuclease subunit S: MLETAQYGQRQIDSFQAGGNRQGLNFAQIRSFLIPLSQSLPEQQKIANCLSSLDQLITAQARKVDALKTRKKGLMQQLFPLEGETQPHLRFPEFRDAGDWVVKNLEEICKIQRGKFSHRPRNDPRFFGGKYPFIQTGDVVKSNGGSVQASQTLNELGLSVSKLFKPPIVLITIAANIGDTGLLDREACFTDSVVGLIPNSRVSPVFLELLVRGKKEYLNKIAPAAAQKNINNEILSVLSVLMPEFEEQQRIADCLTSLDDLITAATQELETLKTHKKGLMQQLFPQNASEVTV